TCATGAACATCAAACGTCACGATGCCTTGATCCGGAATATTGGCAGAATACATCCGCACCGTGTTATCAGTTCGCGCAGCATAGACCCCGTACGTCCCAATGCTGATTGCACATGGGAAGACGTGGCCACCATTATAATCTGTATGTTCGCCGATTAAGTTAATCCGACCAGGTGAGAAAAAGACCCGTTCTGGTTCGCTGTCAAAAGTCGTTTTAAATTCTTGTCGTAAGTCGCTGGTTTTCATAATTGTAGCCTCCGGTTTATTTTAGTAAAACTTTATCAATCTGAATATAAGGCAATTTCCACGGTTTGTCAATCACTAATTATCCTTGGTTTCACAAAAATGGTAACGCTTTATCGTATATTTTATTTTTCGATTTATACCTTTAGCAACCAACCTAACTTAGCCTGGTTTTCACTTGATTAGTAAAACTATTCTAGTTAATTTTAACTAAACATTCTATACAAATGCCCAGTTTTGCTTTATATTATTTGTGTAAGCGTTTTATAAAATGCTGTTATTTTTGAAAGGAGCACCATTTATATGCAAGCTGACCTTGAGTGGTTGGATGACCCCGAAGTGTTTCGTGTGAATCAACTTCCGGCTCATAGTGACCATGCCTTCTATCAAACCAACGCTGAAATAACCCAAACCAGTAGTTACGTGCAATCTTTAAACGGGATTTGGCAATTTAGCTTTGCCAAAACCCCGGCGGAACGGCCCTTGAACTTTTATGACCCGAACTTCGATGCTAGTGCGTTTGAATCAATTACGGTGCCTGGTCATATTGAATTAGCCGGCTACGGTCAGATTCAATACATCAATACGTTATATCCTTGGGAGGGCCAAGTTTTCCGCCGCCCACCCTATACGTTAAATGCAGATCAGTTAGTCTCTGGACTCTTTAGTGACGCCATTGACAATACCGTCGGTTCATATCTTAAAACATTTGAATTAACGCCTGCATTCCAAGGCAAACGGACAATTATTCAATTTCAAGGCGTTGAAGAAGCCCTGTATGTCTGGCTAAATGGTCATTTTGTTGGCTATGCAGAAGATAGCTTTACCCCATCTGAATTCGACTTAACGCCGTTCATCACCACCGGTAAAAATACGTTAGCAGTACGTGTTTACAAGCGCAGTACCGCTGCGTTCATCGAAGATCAGGATATGTTCCGCTTCTCAGGGATTTTTCGCGACGTTAATTTATTAGCACTCCCGGCCGTCCATATCGCAGACCTCGATTTACGACCAACCGTAACTACCGACTGGCATACTGGCAATTTAGCAGTTACGACCAAGTTATCATGTGCAGCTACCACCACAACGGCCACCTTGCAACTCACGGTCACCGATCCAGCTGGTACCGTCATTGCTCAACAAACCCAACCACGGGCCAATACGGTGACCTTTGACCCAATCACGGTCACGGACGTTCAACTTTGGGGTCCCGCTACCCCGAACCTCTACCAGGTCACACTAACCGTTTTGACCGCTAATCAGCACATCATGGAAGTCGTCCCGTATCAATTTGGCTTCCGGAAAGTCGAACTTCGCGCTGATAAAGTGATTTACGTCAATAATCAACGACTGATCATCAATGGTGTGAACCGCCATGAATGGAACGCCAAAACCGGCCGCGTCCTATCAATTGCCGACATGCAAGCTGATATTCAAACCATGTTAGCTAATCATATCAACGCTGACCGAACTTGCCACTATCCCGATCAACTCCCTTGGTACACTTTATGTGACCAAGCCGGCATTTATTTGATGGCCGAAAACAACTTGGAATCTCATGGTTCTTGGCAAAAATTAGGCGCCATCGAGCCATCTTATAATGTACCTGGTGATAATCCACACTGGTTAGCCGCAGTAGTGGATCGAGCCCGCACTAACTATGAACTTTTCAAGAATCATCCCGCCGTTATTTTCTGGTCATTGGGGAATGAATCTTACGCTGGGAGTGATATTGCTGCCATGAACCGTTTCTACAAAACTCATGACACCTCTCGCTTGGTTCATTATGAAGGGGTCGTTCATACGCCCGACTTAAAAGATCAAATTTCAGACGTTGAAAGTCGGATGTATGAAAGTCCTAAAAACATTGCCGCTTACTTGGATAATGATCCGCAAAAACCCTTTATCGACTGTGAATACATGCATGATATGGGTAATTCACTAGGCGGTATGCAAGCTTACAATGACCTCATTGATCGCTATCCGATGTATCAAGGGGGCTTCATCTGGGACTTTATCGACCAAGCCCTCCTCGTTCATGATCCAATTTCTGGACACGATGTTTTACGCTATGGTGGCGATTTTGATGACCGTCACTCAGATTATGAGTTTTCCGGCGACGGGTTGCTATTTGCTGACCGAACCCCAAAACCAGCCATGCAGGAGGTGAACTATTACTATGGGTTACACAACTAATCAGCTTCATGTCATTTACGGTGATGGGGCACTCGGTGTGAGCGGTGCCGACTTTCACTACCTTTTTAGCTACGAACGCGGTGGGTTAGAGTCCTTACAAATTCACGGTAAAGAATGGCTTTATCGCACGCCAAAACCTACTTTCTGGCGGGCCACGACCGATAACGACCGCGGTAACCATTTCTCAGAAAAATCCGCACAATGGTTAGCGGCCAATCAGTTCAGCCCTTGTACGCAAGTCGCGGTAAGTATCGATGGTCAGCTCTTACCTGAGTTGCCAATTGCGCCGTTGAATAATCGTTACACTAATAACGAAACTGCGGCTGAGGTTGCTCTAACCTTCACCTTCAGTACCAATACGGTGCCCAGCACACCAGTCACCATCACCTATACGGTCACCGGTACCGGAAAAATACACGTCCAAGTCCACTTTACGGGCAATGCCGCTTTACCAGACTTACCCGCTTTGGGACTACGCTTAATCATGCCAACTACCGCAACTGGTTTTGACTACACCGGTCTCGCTGGTGAAACCTACCCTGATCGTCAAGCCGGCGCAGCTCACGGAACTTACCACATTGATGGCTTACCAGTTACTCCTTATCTAGTGCCACAAGACTGTGGGATGCACATGGCGACCCAACAAGTCACCGTCACCCGTGATCAAACCCAAAACAATGCCGATCAAGCGAGGATGCCGTTTGCTTTAACCTTTGAACAAGCGACACATCCTTTCGCCTTTAGTTGCTTACCTTATACGGCTGAAGAACTCGAAAATGCGACTCACATGGAAGAATTACCCTTGCCACGACGGACTGTATTAACGATTTACGGCGCTGTACGTGGCGTTGGCGGGATTGATAGTTGGGGCGCCGACGTCGATGCTCAGTATCATATTCCAGCCAGTCAAGCTATTGATTTTGACTTTAATATTAGTCCTAAACACTGACATTTATTTAAAATTTCGAGCTTGGGTTTAACCTCAAGCTCTTTTTTAATGCCCGAAAATTGAGCGCTAAATGCTAAGTCTCGGTACCACTGCAACAGCCAAATTAACTTCGTTGGTAAAACCATCGTTAAACTTTTTAGTAAAATAGTTATTGACATCTTTACTGAAAACGATTACATTAAGACTTGTAATTCATAACGAGAAAGATGTGAGGCGATACTATGACTGATTCTGTAACGACTAAAAGTAAATCGCGACGCGTAACTTCGCAATTAGCTTATTCCTTTGGGGCTTTCGGGCATGATGCGTTCTATGCAACGCTATCCACGTACTTTATTATGTTCGTCACTTCCCACTTATTTGACAAGAGCAGCGGTGCTCAAGGTTCCAAGATGATTGCGTCCATTACGTTAATCATCGCTGCCTTACGCTTCGTCGAATTGGCGATTGATCCTTTGATTGGGAACGCCATCGACAATACCAACTCACGCTGGGGACATTTCAAACCTTGGATTGTCATTGGCGGGACGATTGGTTCAATTGTCTTAGCTATTTTATTCACTGACATGGGTGGACTCAATGCTTCTAACCCGGTCCTATATTTAATTATTTTTGCTATTTTATACATCACAATGGATATCTTTTATTCCTTTAAAGACGTTGGTTTTTGGTCCATGATTCCAGCAATTTCATTTGATTCGGCAGAACGTGAAAAGACGGCCACCTTCGCTCGAGTTGGCTCAAATATCGGGGCCAACTTAGTTGGCATCGTTGTTATGCCAATCGTCTTATACTTCTCGGTGAACGCTAACAGTGGTCAAGGTGATAACCGAGGTTGGTTGGCCTTTGGCTTAATCATCGCCTTAGTTTCTTGGATCTCCGCGATGGCAGTTGCTGCCGGCACCAAAGAAAATGAGTCTGAATTACGTCAAAATACTGAAAAAACGACTTTCAAAGACGTCTTCAAGGTTTTGGGTCGTAACGATCAATTAATGTGGTTAGCCCTTACCTATGGGATTTATACGGCTGGGATTGCCATCACCAACTCTCTGGAACTCTATTACTTCACCTATATTTTAGGGAACGCTTCTGAATATACCTTGCTAGCCAGCTTGAATGCGATCATCGGGATCTTTTCTGTTTTGGCTTTCCCATCACTAGCCAAGAAATTCAGTCGTCGCAAAGTCTTCTTCTTAGCGATTGCCATCATGATGGTCGCCTTAGCTCTATTCACGTTCTCCGGTCAATCTTTAGCCTTAGTTTTGACGGCTGCTGTCTTATTCTACATTCCACAACCATTGATTTTCTTAGTTGTCCTAATGGTCTTAAGTGATTCCGTAGAATACGGGCAACTAAAGTTTGGGCACCGTGACGAATCTTTAACTTTATCCGTTCGCCCATTGTTAGATAAACTAGGCGGCGCCGTTTCCAACGGGATTGTTGGTTTGACTGCCGTTTGGGCCGGGATGACTGCCGGCGCAACTGCGGGTGACATTAGTACTCATGGGCAAATGATTTTTAAATTAATGATGTTTGGCGTTCCGGCACTGATGATTCTAATCGGAACGTTTATCTTCTTCAAAAAAGTCACTTTAGATGAAACCATGCACGCTAGCATTGTGGACGAACTCGAAAAGACTTGGCACAAACATCTAGATACCGATGAAACACCAGCCGAGGTTGAAGCTGAAGCAACGGCCACGACCAGCTACCAACTGCCGGTCAGTGGAACGTTACAAAAGTTAAGTACCGTTGGTAATCAGACCTTTGCCAGTGGCGATATGGGTCGGGGATTTGCAATTAAACCGACGGATGGTGGTGTCTATGCCCCGTTTAACGGGATTGTTGAAGCCACCTTTCCAACACGTCATGCTATTGGGCTGCGCTCAGACACCGGAATCTTAACCTTGATTCATATCGGGATTGGGACCGTTAACTTACGCGGTACCGGTTTCGTACAATATGTTCAAAAAGGCGACCGGGTCACTCAAGGTCAAGAATTGATTGAATTTTGGGCACCAGCAATTACTAAAGCTGGTTTAGATGACACCGTCATGGTCGTTATCACCAATCATCAAGCCATTCAAAGCTTTGATTACTTGAAACATACCGGAACCGCCACACACGGCGAGGCGATTTTAAAACTTTCGAGTCCCGCTGCTAAGCAAGACTAAAGTCATTGAAAAAGCAATCCGCACCGGCAAATAGCTGGCGCAGATTGCTTTTTGTTCACAGCCCCCCTCGGCGCCATGTCGGCCACCACTTTCACTGCTAAAGTTCGTTAGTTTAAAGCACAAATGTAAAATTTTATGTTATGATAATAATATTATTATTAGGTACAGTTAGGGTCCCATCAAATTGATGGGGCCCTAACTTTTAGTCGTTTAGTTTAATGCTTCATATTGATACCTAATCGTATGTGTCACCGGATGTCCTGGCCGCAATACGATATCACCAAAATCAGGATGATTAATCGCATCTGGTAAGGTTTGAGCTTCCGTCGCTAATGCCGTATATTGATGAGCGGCTTCCTTAGTTGCATCAAACGGATTAGCCGTATAAATAATCAAGCTATTCCGATCAGAATAGAGCTTTACTTGCCGATGCTGGTCGGTATCACCAATTACCGCAATGGGCGTTGTCGCACTAGGCGTCACTTCGTAAGCATCATCGAATTCAATCCCTTGACTGGTCGCTTTCAATTGATCCAAAGCCGCTTGAACTGGTTGCGGTTCATTGAAATCATAAGCAGTCTTGCTAACTGGTAACCGTTGACCGGTTGGCACCTTTTCAGCATCAAACTCTAAGCGCTTAGCACTAGTGATTTGTAGCCATTGATGGGCCAATGAGGTCCGATCATCCGCCACGTTCCAATAGACGTGGTTCGTTGGATTGAAGAGTGTCGCCGCATCCGTATCACCTGTAAAAGCAATCGAAACACGATCTTGATTATCTAAAGTAAACTTAATTTGCACAGCTAAATTACCCGGATAATGATCGGTCGTCGTTGTGATTTGCCGTTGTAGGGTCACGCTAGCACTATCCGCTGTCTGACTTAACTGACCCGCAAAATTCAAGGTATTAAACCCGTGCTGGCCCCCATGCAAAGAATGGGTTTGCTCATTCATATCAACGTTATAACGTTGATCGTCAATCTTAAAGCTAGCACCGCCGATACGACCTGCGACACGCCCAATCGATTGGCATAAGCAGTACCCGACGCGTTGATAGTCTGCCATGTTGTCTAGGCCCCAAATCAAAGGCCGCTCGACGCCATTTTCCACAACGACAAACTCTTGCCACGTTCCCCCATAACTCAAAACTGAGATACGAGTTTGGTGATCATTAATTAACGTATATCGCATAATATCTTGACCGGCTAACTGGTCAAAAACTGTTGCTTTCGTTTCCAAGGTAATCCCTCCATATTTAAAACGCTTTCATCGTTAATTATAGCCTATTTAAACTGGAATTGATATTATTTTAGTAAAAGTTTAACTAAAAAGCGTTAGTCCTTCGCTTGCGAAAAACTAACGCTTTTTCAATTAGGCCTGTACGGTCGTTTTAGCTGCTACTGCGGTAATGTAATCTAAGAAATTCCCGAAACATTGCTTCAAGAAGTGTTCGCTACCATCGTCATCTAAATGGTCGTTTTCATCAAATTTGGTGCCTGCTTGCGGTAACATAAATTCATTCCCCGGCATCACTTTAGCATCTACCCCTGGTGAATCCAGAATCTGCCGTAAGTTCATTTGTGCGCGGACCGTGCCTTGAATCCCTAAGGATGTCCCCACAATCATGACTGGCTTGTCCTTAAACGGATGTTCCGCACATGATAACCATTCAATCGCACTCTTCAAAGCGGCTGGAATCGAGTGATCATATTCTGGTACCGCAATGACCACGCCATCAGCAGCGTCAATTTTAGCTGCTAGGGCTTTGACGGTCGCTGGTTCGTTATCCAGATCATCTTCGTTAAACAACGGCAAGTCTTTGATTTCACAAATATCTAAGCTAGCTTGTGCATCCATTAAGTCCTTCATCGCATACAAAAGTTTTCGGTTATACGATTTTGAGGCATTAGTGCCGACAATCGCGACAATATTAGCTTCATCATCGCCGGCCTTTTGTTGCGCCTTGGCATTCTCACTCGCCGCCGCACCCGCAACGTAACCGGATGCAATTCCCCAAGTATTCATCATACTTGGCATTGAATCGTGACCATTGGCGCCACCGATAACTTCACCGGCCCCAAAGTAGTTTGCTACTAAAGCATTCTTACTCGTCAATAATTGTAAGCTCTTAGAATCCGTGGTATAGCCACCTAACGTGGTCGCAAACCGGTCACGTTGTTCGATAAGATAATAAGTATCGCCTTCATATTGATGTAAGTATTTCGGATCACGACCGAATTCACGATCATGGCCAGCCTTAACGTAACCTTGATAATCAGAAACCGTCTGTGCGAGCCGGTCGGCATTTACGCCAGCTGCCTTGGCAACCGTCGTTAAGTCACCCTTAACGAAAATTGGTCGCTTAGTGGTATCGGCAAAGAATCCTTTGATTTCTTGGGGAGTGAAGTCATGTAAAATCAAGAGATCGTAAACTTGTTTCCAGGTCCGTTCATCCATTAACAAGTAAGCAGTTTTGTCCGCTTGCTTTAAAATAGCATTCCGAAAAGCGGTGTACACGTTAGATTCATTAACAATCCGTTCACCCTTGGTGTTCACATAAATGGCACCCATATCCGTCGCTTGCTTTGAGGCATAAGTTGTTAACTTAGCAACCCCTGGTTCCACTTCAACCCCATGCGGATAGATCTTATACCAATCTAAGTCATGCGTTTGTAAATCCAAATCTGCATTAAATTCATAGGCATCACCCGTGGACGTCATTGGACCATAGTAATCAATCCCTTGGCTTTCAGCACCACGCATCTTTTGATTAGCCCCATGACCCCCCGTAGCTAAGACAACTGAGCGCGCTTTAATCTTAATCAATTGCCCATGTTGTTTACCGACTAAGCCGTTCAACTGACCTTGGCGGTTAAACGTTAAGGATTGAACTGGCGTATCTAATAAGATTTCGCCTCCCGCTGCCGTAAAGGCCCGCGAAACTTTTTGAATCAGTTCATAACTGCTAGCTGAAGGTAACTCGATTTGCCGATTAATTGAATGTTCCGGCGTTTGGGTTTGGGCTTTTTGGTAATGTAAGTCCGCAAAATCACTAATAAAATCAATCGCTGGTCCAATATGGTCTACCATTAACTGGGTTAGAGCAGGATAGTTAGTTTCGAGACTTTCACGGGCAACATCCTGCGCTAACATTTCAGGCGTATCATGATTATTATCAAAAATCTGAGCAGATACTTTAGAGCCCGTCCCAACAACATTGGAGCCATTGAGAATCGTCGCACCCCCAAGATAACCATTCTTTTCAACTAGAATGACCTTTTGACCCATAGTTAACGCCCGACAACCCGCAACTAATCCGGCTTCACCACCACCGATAATCACAACATCCGTCCGCAGATGCTGCGTTGTCGTGGCTTTTTTAGCCTTCGGCACTGGGGTTAACGTAATCCCTTCGTCAGCGACCGCTTTTTGCGCGGAAGTCAATAGGGCTTGGGTCATCACGGTAGCACCACTAATCGTATCGACATTGAATGATTGTTCATCAATAATATTTTGTTTTAATTTATCAATGACTTGATTAAAAATTCCGGACGTTTCAGAATGTTTCAAGATTTTTAAATCTTCCACTTTATCATCTTGAACGTCAACTTCATAATTAATAATGCCATTATGGCCCATTGCTTGACCTTTAATTTGTTGTTCTGCTTTACTCAATTGAATACACTCCCTTACGTCGCGGCTTCAAGCCACTCGTGACCTTAACTTGTTGCTGGCGATCGATAAAAATTGCTTCGACCCCTGGTAATTGCTCGATGGTCGCCATGCCAGCCACACACCCTTGAAAATAACCCACCGTGGCTAGTACCTCGGCTAATTCTGATTGTGCCGTAATAATACTGACTTGGGCCACCTGATTTTTAACGGGATAGCCCGTTTGTGGATCAAGAATATGATGATACACTTGGGTGCCAACCTTAAAATATCGTTCAAAAATACCGGATGTCACAACGGTTTTAGCTGGCATTTGAACTTGCAATAATGGTTGTCCGCGTGGCGCGGTTGGGTTTTGAATCCCAACCTCCCAACGTTGATCGGCAGTGAACGGCTGTGTCCCTAGTAACTTAACATTACCACCCAAATTCACAATTGCTTGCGTGACACCAGCTTGTTGCAACTGGGCCACAATTTGATCTGCAAAGTAACCTTTCGCAATTGCACCCAAATCAAGCGCCATCCCGGCCCGTTGCAAATAAACGGTCTGGTGAATGGGGTCTAGCTTAACTTGATCAGGATCCATCAAGGCTAGTCGTGCCTGAATACGCGCCGGACTGGGCACTTGTTGCCCCCCAAACCCGATCCGCCATAACTTGACTAACGGTCCAATCAACACGTTAAAACTAGCCGAATATTGGCGTGTATAGGCTAGTGCTGCCTGAATTAATTGAAAACCCGGGGTACTGATTGCAACCGGCTGCTGACCGGCTTGTTGATTAATCGCACTTAATTCCGAATCTGGTCGATTCATTGAAAAAACTTGATCCATCCGTTGCAGATAGTCATAAATAGCTTCAATGACCGGCTGATTCCGTTCAAATAACGTTATTGAGATAACCGTGCCCATTAACGTAAACTGGGAAACGTATTTCTTATGCGTTGCATGTGGTGCCGTCAATGGTCACAGCTCCTTTTTTATTTAGCTTAATTTCAAATCAGTTAATGTCGGTCGTAACCGGTCCAAGGCAATTTGCCCAGGCGCTGAGGCCGCACCAACCGTCGCAAAGGACAAGCAGGAGCCAAAAACTTCTCCCGCCAAGCGCGACACTTTACCCAAATCACCCATAGACATCGTAATCACCGGTTGAGTCAGGCTTTGGTGCGCTTCATTGGTCGCTGCCAGTAAGGTTAACACGTCATTTGACGTTTGTGGCATGACCGCCATCTTCGCAACATCGGCGCCAAAAGCCACCATACTGGTCAACCGTTCTACAATATCAGCTTGCGCTGGCGTCTTGTCAAAATCATGATTACTCATAATGACGACGACTTTTTGCGCATGGGCTTGGTCAACTAATTGTTTCACCGCTACTTCATCATGATACCGTTCAACATCTAACGCATCCGTGAACTGGCCCGCTAATACCGTCGTATTAACTTTAAAGTAATCGGCATCGCTTAACGCTAATTCGCCACCTTCGCCTTGAGTTCTAAATGTGGTTAACAAGGCTAAATCGCCTAACGCTTGGCGTAACTGTTGACCGGTTTGTGTTAATTGATCTGGTTGCGTGACGCCCTCATAAAAATCAATGCGCCATTCAACTAAATCTGGCTGGGCCGCTTTAATTGCCGGCACGGCCGCAAGAATTTCAGCCGTCGTTTTACCCGTAATCGGGACTGCAATTTTAGGCCGGCCAGCACCTAAGGTTAGGTGCCGTAATTTAACGATTTTTTGCATGATTGAGACTGGCTCCTTTCTGAGTTGGTTTGCCAAATAAATGATAGTATCGAATCGTTATTAAGACTGCTAAGATAAAACCAATCAGCGCAATAATAACATCAAATAAGAAGATATTAGCTAAACTATCAGCCATCATTCCGGTAACTAATGGAATTGTGAAGGAGGCAATTGAACCAGCCGTATAAAAGGCTCCGGTAATTGTTCCCTTACCTTGTGGGAAGAAGGTCGACATAACCGTTAACCCTAATTGCATCACCCCACCGGCGGCTGAGAAACCAATGACAAATGACATAATTGAACACATCATCGCGGTTGGGAATAAGTACATTAACAAAAGTGATAAGAATGACATTAACGTATAAATACCTAAAAATTGAATTTCTTTAACGGCGCGTTTGGCCAAAGCTGCGGTCACTAAGACACAAACAATCGAGCCGATACTATAATAACTAATCAACGCTCGTGACCCCGTGTCACCCATGCCGGCAACATGGGTCCCATATTGACTTAACCATTGGCTAACAAGATAAAAGGTGGCTTGTGAGACATAACCATAAAGGATAAACAAGGTGCCATCAAACCATAAACTACCTTTAGGTTTAGCAGCTGTTTCAGCTTTAGTGGCAGTAGTCGTCGTTGTACTAGCTTGATTGGCAACTGGAAATTTGCCAGAAACTAATAAGAAAATCAAGTTAATGACTAAAACAACAATACACAGAATAAATGACCAACCATACCAATACTTACCAGCAACTAGAAAGCTAACCAATAAGGGTAATCCGAATTGTCCAACTGAGATAAAAGCTTTAATAATAACATTTGCGGTTCCTTTAGCATTCGGGAACATTTCCATTAAAGCTGGATAAGTCCCAGAATCTAAGAACGAGTTAGCGATCCCCGCTAGAATCCCAAAAATATACGCGATTGAGATTGACGGGCTCATTAAGATTCCCACAAAGAACAACAGATAAGTAATGACACCTAAAACAACGAATGGCTTACGACCAAATTTATCTGATAAAAATCCTGAAACCAATAAGACAATTAAGCGACCAATTCCTAATGAAGAAATAACGACCGCTACACCACCTGTATTGGTATGCCATTGTCCAGCTAACGAATCCATGTTTTGGGCTAAAATAATGACCCCAATCCCATGAATAAAGTAGTTTAGGTATAGGCTAATTGCGGTTGGCATATACTTATTTTTCATGATATCCTCCTAAGCGCAATTTTTATTTATGGTCAACAGCATCTTCATCAAATAAAATATGGCGAATATAATCAACTGGCATTTCTTTACCCGTCCATAACTTAAAGGCAGCTGCACCTTGTTCAAGCATCATGCCTAAACCGTTAAAGACATGTTCAACCCCAGCTGCTTGTGCAACTTTCATGAGTTTAGTCGTCCGTGGCGCATAAACAGTATCAAAGACAATCAAGTCCTTACGTAACCAACTAGGATCATCAATTAGCGTCTTGTCTTCCAATGGTTTCATCCCAACCCCAGTTGAATCAGTATAAATATCAGAACTTTGAATTTCTTGTTTGAAATCAGCGCGATTTTCAAGTTCATGTAAGGTCGCTTTGCAATCGGTCCGTTCATTAATTAACTTAACATTACGTTCTGCATTTTCCCAAGAAGCATCATGCATATTAAAGATCGACATCTCTTTAACGCCATCTAAAGCTGCTTGCACAGCAATGGCAGTCCCAGCGCCACCGGCACCAGCCAAAGTCATCTTTTGACCACGAATATCAATACCTTCATCTGCCAAAGACTTCATAAAACCAATGCCATCAGTTGTATACCCGGTTAGCACGCCATTATCATTAACAACCGTATTAACCGCACCAACCATTTCAGCGGCAGGATCTAATTTATCTAACAATGGAATAACTTTTTGTTTATTAGGCATGGAAATATTAGACCCACGCATATCTAAAGTTCTAATTGATTGAATCGCGCTTGGTAACGTCTCATTAGTGACTTCAAATGCTAAGTACGCATAATTTAATCCTAGTTTAGCAAAAGCATTGTTATGCATCGTTGGTGACATTGAATGTCTAATTGGATAAGCCATCAAGCCGATTAGTAATGTATGTCCGTCAATTCGTTCAGTCATAATTAATTCACTCCTAAATAAAATTTATAATATTTTGTTACTCAATTCACTTGTCATCTTAGCAGATTGACTTATTATATTAAATAGGGTAACGTTGATTAATCAATAGATATTTTCTATGATTGAAAGGGGTATCATTTTCATGAATTTACGCCACTTGATTTTCTTTAAGGAATTGGCGCGCACCCAACATATGTCGCAAGCCGCTGATAGCCTTGGTATCTCACAACCATCACTTAGTTATGCCATCAAAAAATTGGAAAAAGAATTGGGCGTGCCACTTTTTGAACCTGACGGCCGTAATATTAAACTAACCCCAATCGGTGAGGTCTATCTGAAATATATCACTGCCAGCTTAAATGATTTATCACAAGGTAATGAGTTAGTTCACCAGTTGATGAATCCTGATACCGGTCACGTTAATTTAGGCTTTACTTACACCCTGGGTCAGCAGTTAGTGCCGGAACTACTCACTAACTTCCAAGCTGAGCCACAAAACAAGGCAATTACGTTTGAACTTGGCCAAAGTAACTCTACCGCCCTATTACAAGACCTAGCCAACGAAAAATATGACC
This genomic window from Lactobacillus sp. CBA3606 contains:
- a CDS encoding FAD-dependent oxidoreductase: MGHNGIINYEVDVQDDKVEDLKILKHSETSGIFNQVIDKLKQNIIDEQSFNVDTISGATVMTQALLTSAQKAVADEGITLTPVPKAKKATTTQHLRTDVVIIGGGEAGLVAGCRALTMGQKVILVEKNGYLGGATILNGSNVVGTGSKVSAQIFDNNHDTPEMLAQDVARESLETNYPALTQLMVDHIGPAIDFISDFADLHYQKAQTQTPEHSINRQIELPSASSYELIQKVSRAFTAAGGEILLDTPVQSLTFNRQGQLNGLVGKQHGQLIKIKARSVVLATGGHGANQKMRGAESQGIDYYGPMTSTGDAYEFNADLDLQTHDLDWYKIYPHGVEVEPGVAKLTTYASKQATDMGAIYVNTKGERIVNESNVYTAFRNAILKQADKTAYLLMDERTWKQVYDLLILHDFTPQEIKGFFADTTKRPIFVKGDLTTVAKAAGVNADRLAQTVSDYQGYVKAGHDREFGRDPKYLHQYEGDTYYLIEQRDRFATTLGGYTTDSKSLQLLTSKNALVANYFGAGEVIGGANGHDSMPSMMNTWGIASGYVAGAAASENAKAQQKAGDDEANIVAIVGTNASKSYNRKLLYAMKDLMDAQASLDICEIKDLPLFNEDDLDNEPATVKALAAKIDAADGVVIAVPEYDHSIPAALKSAIEWLSCAEHPFKDKPVMIVGTSLGIQGTVRAQMNLRQILDSPGVDAKVMPGNEFMLPQAGTKFDENDHLDDDGSEHFLKQCFGNFLDYITAVAAKTTVQA
- a CDS encoding FAD:protein FMN transferase, with the translated sequence MGTVISITLFERNQPVIEAIYDYLQRMDQVFSMNRPDSELSAINQQAGQQPVAISTPGFQLIQAALAYTRQYSASFNVLIGPLVKLWRIGFGGQQVPSPARIQARLALMDPDQVKLDPIHQTVYLQRAGMALDLGAIAKGYFADQIVAQLQQAGVTQAIVNLGGNVKLLGTQPFTADQRWEVGIQNPTAPRGQPLLQVQMPAKTVVTSGIFERYFKVGTQVYHHILDPQTGYPVKNQVAQVSIITAQSELAEVLATVGYFQGCVAGMATIEQLPGVEAIFIDRQQQVKVTSGLKPRRKGVYSIE
- a CDS encoding MFS transporter; the encoded protein is MKNKYMPTAISLYLNYFIHGIGVIILAQNMDSLAGQWHTNTGGVAVVISSLGIGRLIVLLVSGFLSDKFGRKPFVVLGVITYLLFFVGILMSPSISIAYIFGILAGIANSFLDSGTYPALMEMFPNAKGTANVIIKAFISVGQFGLPLLVSFLVAGKYWYGWSFILCIVVLVINLIFLLVSGKFPVANQASTTTTTATKAETAAKPKGSLWFDGTLFILYGYVSQATFYLVSQWLSQYGTHVAGMGDTGSRALISYYSIGSIVCVLVTAALAKRAVKEIQFLGIYTLMSFLSLLLMYLFPTAMMCSIMSFVIGFSAAGGVMQLGLTVMSTFFPQGKGTITGAFYTAGSIASFTIPLVTGMMADSLANIFLFDVIIALIGFILAVLITIRYYHLFGKPTQKGASLNHAKNR
- the aroD gene encoding type I 3-dehydroquinate dehydratase, which gives rise to MQKIVKLRHLTLGAGRPKIAVPITGKTTAEILAAVPAIKAAQPDLVEWRIDFYEGVTQPDQLTQTGQQLRQALGDLALLTTFRTQGEGGELALSDADYFKVNTTVLAGQFTDALDVERYHDEVAVKQLVDQAHAQKVVVIMSNHDFDKTPAQADIVERLTSMVAFGADVAKMAVMPQTSNDVLTLLAATNEAHQSLTQPVITMSMGDLGKVSRLAGEVFGSCLSFATVGAASAPGQIALDRLRPTLTDLKLS
- a CDS encoding shikimate dehydrogenase: MTERIDGHTLLIGLMAYPIRHSMSPTMHNNAFAKLGLNYAYLAFEVTNETLPSAIQSIRTLDMRGSNISMPNKQKVIPLLDKLDPAAEMVGAVNTVVNDNGVLTGYTTDGIGFMKSLADEGIDIRGQKMTLAGAGGAGTAIAVQAALDGVKEMSIFNMHDASWENAERNVKLINERTDCKATLHELENRADFKQEIQSSDIYTDSTGVGMKPLEDKTLIDDPSWLRKDLIVFDTVYAPRTTKLMKVAQAAGVEHVFNGLGMMLEQGAAAFKLWTGKEMPVDYIRHILFDEDAVDHK